In the genome of Pseudorasbora parva isolate DD20220531a chromosome 10, ASM2467924v1, whole genome shotgun sequence, one region contains:
- the LOC137090832 gene encoding uncharacterized protein, translating into MPEGCVSKACGGETGLYLQCSHPKPEDGVVTRDVITFWNDECGSNRSMTIQVKACPGDYYVYEFVKPNVSAPMPTYCAVVFQSINSDPCYNYEPLDRPWRANNESGNYVCDDSFSWNGWYRLFYHGMDIRMQETCIEDGVVIREVCGSYHWIGRCDYKLNPIRVKACPDNYYVYELSAAASTQPLVAAPLPGYHQGYPSTSSPTPAKSTKQQPPPSRQQGAVLDYDPCNNYNMLNNNWRNALNDWSIYGNISDHDDTRVKWDGWYRLFINGLSAQMPESCASYMSCGGFSSLWLGGSHPQLKDGIVTREIYGSYYDDCSYYRSNPIHVKACPGNYYVYKFTRPALSIPAPVYCAVSFSTPSFNPCYNYTSLSDSWRSTNNSYNSTYNAMCDYNMEWNGWYRLFYNGQSAQMPESCVNQNMCGTSDPLWLNGPHPQLEDGEVTRQVCASSWDGCCTYTSHPIRVKACPENYYVYELVKPIFCSSYCVGCLFTRAFLDAVVPWRDKKVGLEWNPPPRPEPSRLDDWFLGAGRTGSQRPAPVPFFPEVHEELNRSWKAPFSARG; encoded by the exons ATGCCGGAGGGGTGTGTGAGTAAAGCATGTGGTGGTGAAACTGGACTGTATCTCCAATGTTCTCATCCAAAACCTGAGGATGGAGTGGTGACCCGCGATGTCATAACATTCTGGAACGACGAGTGTGGCAGCAACAGATCCATGACCATTCAAGTCAAAGCCTGTCCAGGAGATTATTACGTCTATGAATTTGTCAAACCCAACGTATCAGCCCCCATGCCTACATACTGTGCAG TTGTTTTCCAAAGCATCAACAGTGATCCCTGCTACAATTATGAACCCCTGGACCGTCCCTGGAGAGCTAATAATGAAAGTGGAAATTACGTTTGTGACGACTCTTTCTCCTGGAATGGCTGGTACCGGCTTTTCTACCATGGAATGGACATCCGGATGCAAGAGACCTGT ATAGAGGATGGAGTGGTGATCCGTGAAGTCTGCGGTAGTTATCATTGGATTGGCCGCTGTGATTATAAGTTAAACCCCATCAGAGTGAAAGCGTGCCCAGACAATTACTACGTCTATGAACTT tctgctgctgcctccacccagccgcTGGTCGCAGCTCCTCTACCTGGTTATCACCAAGGGTACCCATCTACCTCGTCCCCCACCCCTGCCAAGTCTacaaagcagcagcctccacccagCAGACAGCAGGGAGCTGTCTTGG ATTATGACCCATGCAATAACTACAACATGCTCAACAACAACTGGAGAAATGCACTTAATGACTGGTCCATATATGGAAACATATCTGATCATGATGACACTCGTGTAAAATGGGATGGCTGGTATCGACTCTTCATAAATGGCTTGAGTGCTCAGATGCCCGAGTCGTGTGCGTCTTACATGTCATGTGGAGGTTTTAGTTCTCTGTGGCTAGGTGGATCTCATCCTCAGCTAAAAGATGGAATTGTTACACGTGAGATTTATGGCTCTTATTATGATGATTGCAGTTACTACAGATCCAACCCAATCCATGTCAAAGCTTGCCCTGGAAATTATTATGTCTACAAATTTACCAGACCAGCTCTTTCAATCCCAGCTCCTGTATATTGTGCAG TATCTTTTAGCACCCCAAGTTTCAACCCCTGCTACAACTATACCAGTCTGTCTGACTCATGGAGATCAACTAACAACTCTTACAACAGTACCTATAATGCCATGTGTGATTATAACATGGAATGGAATGGCTGGTACAGGCTTTTCTACAATGGTCAAAGTGCTCAGATGCCAGAATCATGTGTTAATCAGAACATGTGTGGTACTAGTGACCCACTGTGGCTCAACGGCCCTCACCCACAGCTGGAAGATGGAGAGGTCACGCGTCAGGTCTGTGCTTCTTCATGGGATGGCTGCTGTACATACACATCCCACCCTATACGAGTCAAAGCCTGTCCAGAAAATTACTATGTTTATGAGCTTGTCAAGCCAATATTTTGCTCATCTTACTGTGTAG gatgtcttttCACCCGTGCAtttctggatgcggtcgttCCCTGGCGAGACAAAaaggtcgggcttgagtggaaccctccaccacgtcccgaaccttctaggttggatgattggtttctcggggcgGGCCGTActggttctcagcgtcccgccccggtgcctttcttcccggaggtgcatgaggagCTAAATAGGTCATGGAAAGCACCGTTTAGCGCCCGCGGGTGA